One stretch of Schlesneria sp. DSM 10557 DNA includes these proteins:
- the rho gene encoding transcription termination factor Rho — protein sequence MTMKPRPSYPRTTPATPAAGWDVPAEGPLSASLGRDTPISREAVSREPALQREPRETPPAAPAAPAKIVDVEEDDDANHFVADERYEEIKRGSSDIHIAELQRLTMKDLIVLAKRENISEYTGLKKQDLIFKILKERTKMNGLMFGEGTLEILPDGFGFLRAADYHYLPCPDDIYVSPSQIRRFGLRNGAMVAGQIRPPKENERYFALLRVEAINNEDPNLLTEKVFFDDLTPLHPTRRLKLCSDPNELSTRVVDMISPIGMGQRGLIVSPPKAGKTILLQKMAKAVLSSDPDVYVIVLLIDERPEEVTDMERQVKGKNCEVISSTFDEPPSRHIQVSEMVIEKAKRMVEYGQHVVIFLDSITRLARAWNTECPHSGKILTGGVDANALQHPKRFFGAARNVEEGGSLTIVATALVDTGSKMDDVIFEEFKGTGNTELHLDRRMVEKRVWPAIDVNRSGTRREELLMSEEELRRVWLLRRILNDMNPVEAMELLTSRMRRTKSNDEFLMTMNLN from the coding sequence ATGACTATGAAACCCCGCCCCTCGTATCCTCGTACTACTCCTGCAACACCTGCTGCCGGTTGGGATGTCCCTGCTGAGGGACCGTTGTCGGCATCGCTGGGACGCGACACGCCCATTTCACGAGAGGCTGTCTCTCGCGAGCCCGCTCTGCAGCGGGAGCCGCGCGAGACACCTCCTGCTGCTCCGGCGGCACCAGCCAAAATTGTCGATGTGGAAGAGGATGATGACGCGAACCACTTCGTGGCGGACGAGCGTTATGAAGAGATCAAACGGGGCTCGTCTGATATTCATATTGCGGAACTTCAGCGTCTGACGATGAAAGACCTGATTGTTCTCGCGAAACGCGAAAACATTTCAGAATACACGGGACTCAAGAAACAGGACCTCATCTTCAAGATCCTCAAAGAGCGGACGAAGATGAATGGCCTGATGTTCGGCGAGGGGACGCTGGAGATCCTGCCAGACGGTTTCGGCTTCCTGCGAGCGGCCGATTATCACTATCTGCCTTGTCCTGACGACATCTATGTATCGCCCAGCCAGATCCGTCGATTCGGACTTCGTAACGGTGCGATGGTCGCCGGGCAGATCCGCCCACCGAAAGAGAATGAGCGATACTTCGCCCTGCTGCGTGTCGAAGCCATTAATAATGAGGACCCGAACCTCCTTACGGAAAAGGTCTTCTTTGACGACCTGACTCCGCTTCACCCCACGCGGCGACTCAAGCTGTGCAGCGACCCCAATGAACTCAGCACCCGCGTGGTCGACATGATTTCGCCGATCGGTATGGGACAGCGAGGCCTGATCGTTTCCCCGCCGAAAGCGGGTAAGACCATCCTGCTTCAGAAAATGGCGAAAGCCGTACTGAGCTCCGATCCGGACGTCTACGTGATCGTCCTGCTGATCGACGAGCGCCCTGAAGAAGTGACCGACATGGAGCGGCAGGTCAAAGGCAAGAACTGCGAAGTCATCAGCAGTACTTTTGATGAGCCTCCCAGCCGACATATCCAAGTGTCCGAGATGGTGATCGAGAAGGCCAAGCGGATGGTCGAGTACGGTCAGCACGTCGTGATCTTCCTCGATTCGATCACGCGACTGGCGCGCGCCTGGAACACGGAATGTCCACACTCGGGCAAGATCCTGACCGGGGGGGTTGACGCGAACGCCTTGCAGCATCCCAAGCGATTCTTCGGGGCTGCTCGTAATGTCGAAGAAGGGGGTAGCCTCACCATCGTCGCCACGGCTCTGGTCGACACGGGGAGCAAGATGGATGATGTGATCTTCGAAGAGTTCAAAGGGACAGGGAATACGGAGCTTCATCTCGACCGCCGTATGGTCGAGAAGCGAGTCTGGCCTGCCATCGATGTCAATCGTTCAGGAACACGTCGCGAAGAGTTGCTGATGTCGGAGGAAGAGCTTCGTCGTGTCTGGCTGCTCAGGCGAATTCTGAATGACATGAATCCAGTCGAAGCGATGGAACTGCTGACCAGCCGGATGCGCAGGACCAAGTCCAACGATGAATTCCTGATGACAATGAACCTGAACTAG
- a CDS encoding HTTM domain-containing protein: MSIAETHCPRDMPPAVASSCNKDCRAWLFAPVDIASLVYFRILFGAIMVYHVVSTIKSGWIDQLYIRPVMHFTYPGFGWVHPWPGSGMYWHFGVMGVAATGILLGAFYRLSALVFAVGMAHVFLIEKAFYLNHYYLIVLLSGLLVFLPAHHALSVDAWLRSSLRSQVVPAWTLWLLRLQIGIPYFYGGLAKLDSDWLQGYPLGMWLKRRSDLPWVGASLAHEYAGIAFAWGGMLLDLLIVPLLLWKRTRWPALAVGVLFHLMNSVLFEIGIFPWLMIGATLLFFPPDWPRRFFLRSRLTPEAGLLQPVSPSRQNMTLGLLGVYVVWQLLFPFRGLFYTQPATWSEEGHHFAWHMMLREKDVGLRFYIRDPRSGEGGVANLRTFLTSRQLSRMSKDSDMILTFVHFLRDHFRAHGKGTLQIRVLALVSLNGRRPQLMMDPGLDYARVERTWFPQPWILPLTEPLRREPWTVPLEEWEQHVAVPSPEEMIQPAPRQVDPFFLVTPTEDATF; this comes from the coding sequence ATGTCGATCGCCGAAACCCACTGTCCCCGTGACATGCCGCCTGCTGTCGCATCATCCTGCAACAAGGATTGCCGCGCGTGGCTGTTCGCTCCCGTGGACATCGCCAGTCTGGTCTACTTCCGCATCCTGTTCGGTGCCATCATGGTTTACCATGTGGTGTCGACCATAAAGAGTGGCTGGATCGATCAGCTCTATATTCGCCCGGTGATGCATTTCACCTATCCAGGGTTTGGCTGGGTACATCCCTGGCCGGGGTCAGGGATGTACTGGCATTTCGGCGTGATGGGCGTCGCGGCGACGGGAATTCTGCTGGGGGCGTTCTATCGTTTGTCTGCGCTGGTCTTCGCGGTGGGGATGGCGCATGTTTTTTTGATCGAGAAGGCGTTTTACCTCAATCATTACTATCTGATTGTGCTGCTCAGTGGATTGCTGGTCTTCTTGCCAGCCCATCATGCCCTGTCAGTCGATGCCTGGTTAAGGTCTTCACTGCGGTCTCAAGTTGTCCCCGCGTGGACACTCTGGCTGCTTCGATTACAGATCGGCATCCCGTATTTTTACGGAGGTCTCGCGAAGCTGGACAGTGACTGGCTGCAGGGGTATCCGCTCGGCATGTGGCTGAAACGCCGCTCGGACCTGCCCTGGGTCGGCGCGTCGCTGGCACACGAGTATGCGGGGATCGCATTCGCATGGGGCGGAATGCTGCTGGATCTGTTGATTGTGCCGTTGCTGCTGTGGAAACGGACACGCTGGCCCGCCCTCGCCGTCGGTGTTCTATTCCATCTGATGAATTCGGTCCTGTTCGAGATCGGAATCTTCCCGTGGTTGATGATCGGTGCAACATTACTCTTCTTCCCCCCCGACTGGCCTCGGCGCTTCTTTTTGCGATCCCGATTGACGCCTGAGGCGGGTCTTCTTCAGCCTGTTTCCCCCTCCCGGCAGAACATGACGCTCGGTCTATTGGGTGTCTATGTTGTCTGGCAGTTGCTTTTTCCATTTCGGGGTCTCTTCTATACCCAGCCTGCTACCTGGTCTGAGGAGGGGCACCACTTTGCCTGGCACATGATGCTGCGGGAGAAGGATGTGGGACTACGGTTTTACATCCGCGATCCCCGCAGTGGAGAAGGAGGTGTCGCTAATCTGCGTACGTTCCTGACGTCCCGCCAGTTGAGTCGGATGAGTAAAGACAGCGACATGATTCTGACATTCGTCCATTTTTTGCGGGACCACTTTCGGGCCCACGGAAAGGGGACGCTTCAGATCCGGGTTCTGGCGCTCGTCTCTTTAAATGGTCGCCGACCTCAACTGATGATGGATCCCGGCCTCGACTACGCCCGGGTCGAGCGGACCTGGTTCCCTCAGCCATGGATCCTTCCGCTGACTGAACCTTTGAGACGCGAACCCTGGACTGTCCCGCTGGAAGAGTGGGAACAGCACGTCGCAGTCCCTTCTCCCGAAGAAATGATCCAGCCGGCACCCCGGCAGGTCGATCCGTTCTTTCTCGTGACACCAACGGAAGACGCCACGTTTTGA
- a CDS encoding DUF1559 domain-containing protein, with product MKTCRKRLGFTLIELLVVIAIIAVLIALLLPAVQQAREAARRTQCRNNLKQIGIALHNYHEVHNCFPPGTVFGDQDYGWATFLLPGLDQANIYNQLNFTNYGSIITNNSVYTERSLPLIPGVTDVVLPAFLCPSNSMITRSPVRPGAGSPSGASLGGFGRSDYKGCLGSGGGSITGMFGKIKATYSPTKIRDVLDGTSNTFAVGEGYTRFARAISGPTHPNVGDFPIWLGTNNQHQNVVAETGMNHIPNGGNALPIDTLNQFDDCFASLHTGGVTFLFADGSVRFISDNIDMRTYSYLGDKADGNPVSVE from the coding sequence ATGAAGACTTGTCGAAAGCGTCTCGGATTCACATTGATTGAGCTGCTGGTTGTGATCGCCATCATCGCCGTGTTAATTGCACTGCTGTTGCCTGCCGTCCAGCAAGCGCGCGAGGCCGCCCGACGAACTCAGTGTCGCAATAATCTGAAGCAGATCGGTATCGCTCTGCATAACTACCACGAAGTCCACAACTGCTTTCCCCCGGGGACCGTCTTCGGGGATCAGGACTATGGCTGGGCAACATTCCTCCTGCCGGGGCTTGATCAGGCCAATATCTACAATCAGCTGAATTTCACGAACTACGGCAGCATTATCACCAATAACTCTGTCTACACCGAGCGTTCATTGCCGCTGATTCCCGGTGTGACAGACGTGGTCTTGCCGGCCTTCCTGTGTCCTTCGAACAGCATGATAACCCGGTCGCCCGTCCGTCCCGGGGCTGGTTCTCCCAGCGGTGCATCACTCGGTGGCTTTGGTCGTTCCGACTACAAAGGGTGTCTGGGGTCTGGCGGTGGTTCGATTACCGGGATGTTTGGGAAGATCAAAGCGACCTACAGCCCCACGAAGATTCGTGACGTTCTTGACGGGACCAGCAATACCTTTGCTGTTGGCGAAGGTTATACCCGGTTTGCTCGCGCTATCTCCGGGCCGACGCACCCCAACGTCGGTGACTTCCCGATCTGGCTGGGAACCAACAACCAGCATCAGAACGTTGTCGCCGAAACGGGCATGAACCACATTCCGAACGGTGGAAATGCTTTGCCGATCGATACGTTGAACCAGTTCGACGATTGCTTTGCCAGCTTGCACACCGGTGGGGTTACCTTCCTGTTCGCTGATGGGTCGGTTCGGTTTATCTCGGACAATATCGACATGAGGACCTACAGCTATCTGGGTGACAAGGCCGACGGAAATCCTGTGAGTGTCGAGTAA